One Streptomyces sp. CG4 genomic window, ACGACCGAGATCCTGCTGATGCGGTTGGGCGAGGCCGAGCAGGGCGTGGTGGGTCTGCGGCCCTCGAAGGTCGCCGACGAGGTCGAGCCGGGCCTGGCGATGAAGAACATGGGCGTGGACCAGAAGGGCATCACGTCGTACCTGATGACGGCGTACTTCAACGCGGCCGTGCTGGTGGAGGACGCGCTCGCGGTGCTCCAGAACGTCGAGGTGTCCAAGTACCATGACTACTCCTGACGTTGACACCGCGGGCCCCGCGCCGACCGGCCTGTCCTGGCTTCCCGGGCTTCCCGGGTCTCCCGGGTCTTCCGGGCTCACCGGCCAGGCCATGGCTCCCCCTGTTCCCCAGCCGTCCGGCGCCTCCCAGGGCTTCTCGCCCGAAGCGGCCCGCCGGGACGTGCCCATCCTGCACCGGACGGTCAACGGCCACCCGCTGGTCTGGCTGGACAACGGCGCCACCACACAGAAGCCCCGGCAGGTGATCGAGGCGTTGGCGGCGTTCTACGGCTCCGCCAACTCCAACATCCACCGTGGCGCGCACACCATGGCGCGCGAGGCGACGGAGATGTACGAAGCGGGCCGGGCCACGGTCGCGCAGTTCCTGGGCGCGCCCTCGCCCGAGAGCATCGTCTTCGTCCGGGGAACGACCGAAGCGATCAACCTGGTCGCACAGAGCTGGGGGCGCGCGGGCCTCGGACCCGGAGACGACATCCTGGTGCCGGTGCTCGAGCACCACGCGAACATCGTGCCCTGGCAGCGGGTCGCCCAGGAGACACGAGCGCGCGTCGTGCCCGTACCCCTGCGGCCGGACGGCAGCATCGACCAGGACGCGTACGCCGATCTGCTCTCCGTGCGGACCCGGCTCGTGGTCATCAGCCACGCCTCGAACGTCCTCGGCACCGTGCCACCGGTGCGGGAGATGACGGCCCTGGCACACCGCTACCAGGCGAAGGTGCTGGTGGACGGGGCACAGGCGGTGGCGCACTTTCCCGTCGACGTGACGGACCTGGACGCCGACTTCTACACCTTCTCCGGCCACAAGATCTACGCCCCCACGGGCATCGGCGCCCTGTACGCCAAGCCGGAGATCCTTCAGACCATGGCGCCGTGGCAGTCGGGCGGCAACATGATCGAGTCGGTGAGCTTCGACCGTACGACATACGCCCCGGTCCCGCACCGCTTCGAAGCCGGTACCGGCCATATCTCCGGCGTGGCCGGCCTGCTGCTCGCCCTCAACTGGCTGACGGCCTTCGACCGCAAGGCGGTGGCGGACTACGAGACGCAGCTGATGGCCTACGCGCAGGAGGCCCTGGCCAAGGTCCCGGGCCTCGAACTGCTGGGCCCGGTGGCCGAGCGGATCGGCGTACTGACCTTCACCCTGCCCGGCCACACTCCGACCGAGATCGCCGACTGGCTGGACGGCGACGGCATAGCAATCCGGGCCGGCCACCACTGCGCCCAGCCGGCCCTGGCCCACTACGGGCTCGACTCGGCGGCTCGCGCGTCGCTGGCGCTGTACAACACGCGGGAGGAGGTGGACCGGCTCGTGACGTCGCTGCTGGAGCTGCAGGCCGCCTGAGACCAGGCGCGCGGTGGCCCTGCAGGAGGCTGGGCCTGACCGTATGATCCCGGCGAGGGGCATACGGGCAGGCCCGTCCGCATGCGGTTCACCACCCGTGGTTGAACCCGTGACACCGGGACGCGACGGAGCCGCCAGGCTGCCGGCCCGGCGGCTCCGACGGCTTCTTCGCTGACCTCCTAATGGCAGTTGTGCGCGGCGCTCGTGGCGGTACCCACGCTGATGTC contains:
- a CDS encoding SufS family cysteine desulfurase, whose amino-acid sequence is MTTPDVDTAGPAPTGLSWLPGLPGSPGSSGLTGQAMAPPVPQPSGASQGFSPEAARRDVPILHRTVNGHPLVWLDNGATTQKPRQVIEALAAFYGSANSNIHRGAHTMAREATEMYEAGRATVAQFLGAPSPESIVFVRGTTEAINLVAQSWGRAGLGPGDDILVPVLEHHANIVPWQRVAQETRARVVPVPLRPDGSIDQDAYADLLSVRTRLVVISHASNVLGTVPPVREMTALAHRYQAKVLVDGAQAVAHFPVDVTDLDADFYTFSGHKIYAPTGIGALYAKPEILQTMAPWQSGGNMIESVSFDRTTYAPVPHRFEAGTGHISGVAGLLLALNWLTAFDRKAVADYETQLMAYAQEALAKVPGLELLGPVAERIGVLTFTLPGHTPTEIADWLDGDGIAIRAGHHCAQPALAHYGLDSAARASLALYNTREEVDRLVTSLLELQAA